One part of the Armatimonadota bacterium genome encodes these proteins:
- a CDS encoding flagellar biosynthetic protein FliR translates to MDLDAQWIWTFLLLFARASALAAVAPIFGSKGVPAPIRLGLALALSLGLTPMLRETVGPHPDNLIAIGAGVVQSALVGIALGYTATLIISAAEMAGQWLDTQIGFGMIHQINPFTNFPSSLLAQFHYLLALTIFAISDGHHILMAGLVRSFEFGSAPTATALAHGAMSGAATLLTQAIMLAAQIAAPAIGALFITDAAMAAVSRAVPQIPVWIVGMPAKILIGISAVAVALPALLWGSQRIIALIAESLAGLARLL, encoded by the coding sequence ATGGACCTTGATGCTCAATGGATCTGGACGTTCTTGCTGCTCTTTGCTCGAGCATCGGCGCTGGCGGCTGTCGCTCCGATCTTTGGCAGCAAGGGCGTGCCGGCGCCCATTCGCCTGGGTCTCGCGCTCGCGCTGAGCCTCGGACTGACGCCCATGCTGCGCGAGACCGTCGGCCCCCACCCGGACAATCTCATAGCGATTGGCGCAGGCGTAGTTCAAAGCGCTCTGGTCGGCATCGCGCTGGGATACACTGCGACGCTGATCATCTCTGCCGCCGAGATGGCCGGTCAATGGCTCGATACCCAAATCGGTTTCGGAATGATCCACCAAATCAACCCCTTCACCAACTTCCCATCCAGCCTGCTCGCGCAATTTCACTACCTGCTGGCGCTGACGATCTTTGCTATTTCCGATGGGCACCATATCTTGATGGCCGGGCTTGTGCGCAGCTTTGAGTTCGGATCGGCGCCTACTGCAACCGCGCTCGCCCACGGCGCCATGTCGGGCGCGGCAACCCTGCTGACCCAAGCCATCATGCTAGCCGCACAGATCGCTGCGCCTGCCATCGGCGCCCTCTTCATCACGGACGCCGCCATGGCCGCCGTCTCTCGCGCAGTTCCCCAAATCCCTGTCTGGATCGTCGGTATGCCGGCCAAAATCCTGATCGGTATCTCCGCGGTCGCAGTCGCTTTGCCCGCGCTCTTGTGGGGCAGCCAGCGCATCATCGCCCTAATTGCCGAGTCGCTGGCAGGCCTGGCGCGACTACTGTAA